A part of Lacerta agilis isolate rLacAgi1 chromosome 7, rLacAgi1.pri, whole genome shotgun sequence genomic DNA contains:
- the HDAC3 gene encoding histone deacetylase 3, producing MAKTVAYFYDPDVGNFHYGAGHPMKPHRLALTHSLVLHYGLYKKMIVFKPYQASQHDMCRFHSEDYIDFLQRVSPNNMQGFTKSLNAFNVGDDCPVFPGLFEFCSRYTGASLQGATQLNNKICDIAINWAGGLHHAKKFEASGFCYVNDIVIGILELLKYHPRVLYIDIDIHHGDGVQEAFYLTDRVMTVSFHKYGNYFFPGTGDMYEVGAESGRYYCLNVPLRDGIDDQSYKHLFQPVINQVIEFYQPTCIVLQCGADSLGCDRLGCFNLSIRGHGECVEYVKSFNIPLLVLGGGGYTVRNVARCWTYETSLLVDEAISEELPYSEYFEYFAPDFTLHPDVSTRIENQNSRQYLDQIRQTIFENLKMLNHAPSVQIHDVPSDLLNYDRTDEPDPEERGSEENYSRPEASNEFYDGDHDNDKESDVEI from the exons ATGGCGAAGACGGTGGCCTACTTCTACGACCCGGACGTGGGGAACTTCCACTACG GAGCGGGACATCCCATGAAGCCTCATCGCTTGGCACTGACCCACAGTCTGGTTCTGCACTATGGACTCTATAAGAAGATGATT GTATTTAAACCATATCAAGCATCTCAGCATGATATGTGCCGCTTTCATTCAGAAGATTACATTGACTTCCTTCAGCGAGTGTCTCCAAATAACATGCAAGGATTCACCAAGAGTCTCAATGCTTTCAATGTGGGGGATGACTG TCCAGTGTTCCCAGGGCTGTTTGAATTTTGTTCTCGATATACTGGGGCTTCATTGCAAGGAGCAACACAACTGAATAATAAG ATCTGTGATATTGCAATAAACTGGGCTGGAGGTCTGCACCATGCCAAGAAGTTTGAG gcttctgggttttgttaTGTCAATGACATTGTGATCGGCATCTTGGAGCTTCTCAA ATATCACCCACGTGTACTGTACATTGACATAGATATCCATCATGGAGATGGTGTTCAGGAGGCTTTTTATTTGACAGACCGTGTCATGACGGTGTCCTTTCACAAATATGGAAACTACTTCTTCCCTGGTACAG gtgACATGTACGAAGTGGGAGCTGAGAGTGGCCGTTATTACTGTCTGAACGTACCTTTGCGTGACGGCATTGATGACCAAA GTTACAAACACCTCTTCCAACCAGTCATTAATCAAGTTATAGAGTTCTACCAGCCCACGTGCATAGTGCTGCAG TGTGGTGCTGACTCGCTAGGTTGTGATCGTCTTGGTTGCTTTAACCTCAGCATAAGAGGACATGG GGAATGTGTAGAATATGTAAAGAGTTTCAACATACCCCTTCTGGTGTTAGGAGGAGGTGGCTACACAGTTCGCAATGTGGCCCGGTGCTG GACTTATGAAACATCATTACTTGTAGATGAAGCAATTAGTGAGGAGCTTCCATATAGTG AGTACTTTGAATACTTTGCTCCAGACTTTACCCTCCACCCTGATGTCAGCACTCGAATTGAAAATCAGAACTCGAGGCAG TACTTAGATCAAATTCGGCAAACTATATTTGAGAATTTGAAGATGCTGAACCATGCACCCAGTGTCCAGATCCATGATGTCCCTTCTGATTTGCTGAATTATGATCGCACAGATGAGCCGGATCCTGAAGAGAGAGGTTCTGAGGAGAACTACAGCAG GCCGGAGGCTTCAAATGAGTTCTACGATGGTGACCATGATAACGATAAAGAAAGTGATGTGGAGATATGA